The following coding sequences lie in one Pirellulales bacterium genomic window:
- a CDS encoding SH3 domain-containing protein: MPPRIALAALIALLVASAPLAAQEFPYVGYIQRDDVYLRSGPGKNYYATTRLYEGDTVEVYRHDPGGWCAVRPPQGSFSWVLATQVRLLDGQRGVVQADDVVARVGTEQGDTRDVIQVRLDRGEEVVVLEAQQFGEGPKAVTWFKIAPPAGEFRWISAADLAPEPSGEEYVEEPAPHEAEMEQPAGDEEPAAPRRLKPIAARPISGAASDAEEFVADEEDEPAPSQRAKKKSANPRPAQRKPAPLDQVEEEDVEATRYEEAYADEADEVRKQPQRRPSRSAERKRPARQEYNDEYDAEESYESLDDERYDDQVAPAQYQTPSEKSRARREEAAAKIRHERIASRQKYERDHADENIYPPRVPQHGDREGDHESTELPPGAALEEIDLALSRMVTAEPQRWKLQPLKLRAEEILAQSSTAVERGRARLLVGRIERFEDVQMRAKSLGSAQASLEARRGRVDQVREARRATPAADDVNASRYDGVGKLAQIESNKPGGASYALVDSAGRVRSYVTPAPGVNLRHYLGHNVGISGTQGYLPDADRHHVTARRITVLDGRTLR; encoded by the coding sequence ATGCCCCCGCGTATTGCGCTTGCCGCACTCATCGCCTTGCTCGTTGCGTCCGCGCCGCTGGCCGCGCAAGAGTTTCCCTACGTAGGCTACATTCAACGCGACGACGTCTATCTGCGCAGCGGTCCTGGCAAGAACTACTATGCCACGACGCGTCTCTACGAGGGAGACACGGTCGAAGTCTATCGCCACGATCCCGGTGGCTGGTGCGCCGTGCGACCGCCGCAAGGCAGCTTCAGTTGGGTGCTCGCCACGCAAGTGCGCTTGCTCGACGGACAACGGGGCGTGGTCCAGGCGGACGACGTCGTGGCGCGCGTCGGCACCGAGCAGGGGGATACGCGCGACGTGATTCAAGTGCGGCTCGACCGCGGCGAAGAGGTGGTTGTGCTCGAGGCGCAACAGTTCGGCGAGGGTCCGAAAGCCGTCACGTGGTTCAAGATCGCGCCCCCCGCTGGCGAGTTCCGCTGGATATCTGCCGCCGATCTCGCGCCGGAGCCGTCCGGTGAGGAGTACGTCGAGGAACCCGCGCCGCACGAAGCAGAGATGGAACAACCCGCCGGCGATGAAGAGCCAGCGGCGCCGCGCCGATTGAAACCGATCGCAGCCAGGCCGATTTCGGGGGCAGCATCGGACGCCGAAGAATTCGTCGCGGACGAAGAGGACGAGCCCGCGCCCTCCCAACGTGCCAAAAAGAAATCGGCCAACCCGCGTCCTGCCCAGCGCAAGCCTGCGCCTCTCGACCAAGTCGAAGAGGAGGACGTAGAAGCGACTCGCTACGAGGAAGCATATGCCGACGAAGCGGACGAAGTACGGAAGCAACCTCAGCGCCGTCCAAGCCGTAGCGCCGAGCGCAAACGACCGGCTCGCCAAGAATACAACGACGAATACGACGCGGAAGAATCGTACGAGTCGTTGGACGACGAGAGGTACGACGACCAGGTCGCGCCGGCGCAATACCAGACGCCCTCGGAGAAATCTCGCGCGCGTCGCGAAGAAGCCGCCGCCAAGATCCGTCACGAACGCATCGCCTCGCGTCAAAAGTACGAGCGCGATCACGCCGACGAAAACATCTATCCCCCACGCGTGCCGCAGCATGGCGACCGCGAGGGGGATCACGAGTCGACCGAACTCCCCCCGGGCGCTGCGCTCGAAGAAATCGACCTGGCGCTCTCGCGGATGGTGACCGCAGAGCCCCAACGTTGGAAGCTCCAACCGTTGAAGCTTCGCGCCGAGGAGATTCTCGCGCAGTCCAGCACCGCGGTGGAACGAGGCCGCGCGCGCTTGCTCGTGGGACGCATCGAGCGCTTCGAGGACGTCCAGATGCGGGCCAAGTCTCTCGGGAGCGCGCAAGCCAGCCTCGAGGCTCGTCGCGGAAGGGTCGACCAGGTCCGCGAGGCGCGCCGCGCTACCCCCGCCGCCGACGACGTCAATGCGTCGCGCTACGACGGCGTGGGCAAGCTCGCCCAGATCGAATCGAACAAGCCCGGCGGCGCCAGCTACGCCTTGGTCGATTCGGCCGGCCGGGTACGTTCCTACGTCACCCCTGCGCCGGGCGTCAATCTGCGGCACTACCTGGGACACAACGTGGGCATCTCGGGCACGCAGGGCTACCTGCCCGATGCCGACCGTCATCACGTTACCGCCCGACGTATCACGGTTCTCGACGGCCGTACGTTGCGTTAG